A window of Oncorhynchus tshawytscha isolate Ot180627B linkage group LG10, Otsh_v2.0, whole genome shotgun sequence contains these coding sequences:
- the LOC112234248 gene encoding neurogenic differentiation factor 6-B-like — protein MLTLPYEEPDMTYEPRFGANYPRGSLPDLEPNPIHSLNVTSDPEREGEEEPDPIHSLDITSNPEREGEEEPDPIHSLDITSDPEEGDISEREDEEEEREDDIQQDENGHPRKRGPRRKKLTKGRQERVTVRRHEANARERSRMHGLNDALESLRKVVPCYSKTQKLSKIETLRLAKNYIWALSETLSAGKKPDLLGFVQTLCKGLSQPTTNLVAGCLQLKARSFLTDHNGEVTYPGSTAHYDNMYPYPGADLGTAPGQACSTLVSGKPSYHSRHYSYGGQYEPYYDHTSPEGGREGHLGGQISPPLNFNGIFSLKHDEPEEYGKSGHYGMRYNSVPGHGSLSSASMYRVSPEGRLHYELHLRSAGQTHKAETQSQ, from the coding sequence ATGTTGACTCTACCATATGAAGAACCAGATATGACGTATGAGCCCCGGTTTGGAGCCAACTACCCCCGTGGGAGCTTACCGGATCTGGAGCCAAACCCAATACACAGCCTGAACGTCACGTCGGACccggagagagagggcgaggaagAGCCAGACCCGATACACAGCCTGGACATCACGTCGAACccggagagagagggcgaggaagAGCCAGACCCGATACACAGCCTGGACATCACGTCGGACCCAGAGGAGGGTGACATCTCAGAAAGAGAGgacgaggaagaagagagagaggacgacaTCCAGCAGGATGAAAACGGCCACCCCAGAAAGAGAGGACCACGGAGAAAGAAGTTGACTaaaggtagacaggagagggtcaCGGTGCGCCGTCATGAGGCAAACGCCCGTGAGCGCAGCAGGATGCACGGTCTGAATGACGCGTTAGAGAGCCTCCGAAAGGTGGTGCCCTGCTACTCCAAGACCCAGAAGCTCTCCAAGATAGAGACTCTGCGCCTGGCTAAGAACTACATCTGGGCCCTGTCAGAGACGCTGTCTGCGGGCAAGAAGCCGGACCTGCTGGGGTTCGTTCAAACTCTGTGTAAGGGCCTGTCCCAGCCCACGACCAACCTGGTGGCTGGCTGTCTGCAGCTGAAAGCCAGGTCTTTCCTCACGGACCACAACGGAGAGGTGACGTACCCCGGTAGTACGGCCCACTATGACAACATGTATCCCTACCCCGGAGCAGATCTGGGCACGGCCCCTGGACAAGCCTGCAGCACCCTGGTCAGCGGCAAGCCGTCCTACCACAGCCGGCACTACAGCTACGGTGGCCAGTACGAGCCGTACTACGACCACACGTCTcctgagggaggaagggagggacacCTAGGCGGACAGATCAGCCCTCCTCTGAACTTTAACGGCATATTCTCTCTGAAACACGACGAACCGGAGGAGTACGGGAAGAGCGGCCACTATGGGATGAGATACAATTCTGTGCCCGGTCACGGCTCCCTCAGCTCGGCATCCATGTACCGGGTCTCGCCAGAGGGCCGGTTACACTATGAATTACACCTTCGGTCCGCAGGGCAGACCCACAAGGCTGAGACTCAGAGCCAGTAG